A window of the Podarcis raffonei isolate rPodRaf1 chromosome 4, rPodRaf1.pri, whole genome shotgun sequence genome harbors these coding sequences:
- the SYTL2 gene encoding synaptotagmin-like protein 2 isoform X5, which yields MKPQIKTKPPSLEQDVSKSTPDQQLPKTEDPQVPKVGSADLEQGKQALVEAPSAKTVSKSDKYTAEILKAADESISKVLDWFKRSSSDDEKETLPQDAGLAEEMDIPKARESAATAKDKGCSSDMSNLHSSVCEREEPTSKDYRFHEMVNILGGSPFTKDGSPGSLLLEDQSKTGEVASSRSQGQDIHLNERTRFQAIDQPANERDERAAGGKVETEDKSALGKERKMLEDAKGKPGLKSVVSSFGKVTERGDVTPNGEEGVKAFSEGANSEHQSGELFNEPKGKESGHLDDKTVQHPSRGNLLTLPQDESKESEVPRKVKNIRAFWEREAMNPKPANKEGLLSESTPGSNRIPIYKEERSRIKPVGGSSGYVTGESDNEQGKYNLVTFRKVEIGADDSGPDDNGIKLPSGKVRPNVMDKSKGGRIVDGSGKIPLSDQRNNAFTELLDANNSCPRPNMVLSKEDGGLQADGLETERASSALQQKPHFKIHALKEKADEEAKAQMLNPSQFKSLRNFWDVGTKPQSGMDETKAKATVPRGRQSSTGRYLKELGEVREGNGQVVLEGEQQKPILQGIDVKEQNVLEANRVVPKQAGGTALSPSVNAVQLGNVEFAPAEGKTVRPVEEYIEKTNVPSKVQHSLFNSGVQKLLKEAFQESLLAYPLADKKGVPQVELATEVQASYSDQNQQQGPVFAGADGKVSEVPETVSRTLVPPKADTTAFVTNLERLLKDTSDESSSPSRHIAADVSEQAHSPLEKRRFFNKVMERSRDTDEKNSRVESWETDGTIQKDVPPKDRHIAFKKHLGDSSGLTEDSDLVSGKSPNREEGQRDLNATSQEEFFQIPSPKLILPDARLASQNRANSPTKEVFETAAEANVPSKRQGNDLNAKLAFLLKELPKTPTNESILKAQIDSVPGELQQRSSEQATRKIIPVSPQMANPPKETVGGTVDRSLDTDEDSGKLLTTMQGGPAGEAAVLLSFSNQENIRAQGNVGEQPTEVAETVVKTLKPNSAKHVAFRDSLSKLLKESSEILLKDIAVPKPAHGSLQPHQNTSSIYDKEIIEMIEKATAPSNFRQAELRASFQNLLKEDAEVLPESQKDSSSSHGAQTESESNRTVDLVCPQGIGYGQEINETVNKEVAPSKLKQREFNSGFRKLLEETAQMQPSEMGWLDIRMKENLHGAHGSDSRTGLLPQEANETVTKSVALEKDGSVFKSSLEKLFGEISGAALLLSNEEEKKVTDESGFQGGLAVKTQTSVESVPSDFRTEVKIPLKGKTFKQDNQTVGREKFSGTPERNAVFQKTIQLNLASPEALLLGRREDSFTLAKAGKREEEYEKGREDSATASAYLDGGSEKEGTEEGNPPKTRQFELLLATRHTDDNEEDEDARSVESNLSDESRNSFVGFQRSSTRSEEELNPVKEALKRSSNRQIPSKSLEDIPSATSNKGNLPKEDLMLSAEDDQKADQPDENAPGISTAPSFPDSQFSHPEKIKRMSKSVPTFTQEESDDRETDTASDSSYPLGRIKKSPSSLTNLSGSSGLASLSSVSTSVMSIYSGDFGNVDVKGNLQFAIDYVEQLKELHIFVAQGKDLAIADVKKQRSDPYVKSYLLPEKYKLGKRKTSVKKKTLNPVFNEILRYKVDRALLASQRLNVSVWHNDTFGRNSFLGEVELDLGEWDWEDRQNKQMIWYPLKPRTPLAGLDLENRGDMKIALQYVPQPVGGKKPPVTGEVHIWVKECSDLPVLRGNRLNSFVKCTILPDTSRKSRQKTRAVAKTTNPVFNHTMVYDGFRPQDLKEACVELTVWDHNKLANHFLGGLRIGLGTGKSYGTPVDWMDSTTDESNLWERMIDSPNTWVEDTLPLRMLMMAKTPK from the exons ATGAAGCCTCAGATCAAAACTAAGCCGCCGAGCCTTGAACAGGACGTCTCGAAAAGCACACCTG ACCAGCAGCTGCCTAAAACAGAAGACCCTCAGGTGCCAAAAGTTGGCTCTGCAGACCTTGAACAAGGTAAGCAAGCTCTGGTTGAGGCTCCGAGTGCTAAAACTGTTTCCAAATCTGACAAATACACTGCTGAGATCTTGAAGGCAGCCGATGAGTCCATATCTAAGGTGCTCGACTGGTTTAAAAGAAGTTCCAGTGATGATGAAAAAGAGACGCTTCCGCAAGACGCGGGACTTGCAGAGGAAATGGATATCCCCAAGGCAAGAGAATCTGCTGCAACTGCAAAAGATAAAGGCTGCAGTTCAGATATGTCAAATCTGCATTCTTCTGTATGTGAAAGAGAAGAGCCAACCAGCAAGGACTATCGATTCCACGAAATGGTAAACATTCTGGGTGGGTCACCGTTTACAAAGGATGGAAGTCCAGGCAGCCTGTTACTAGAAGATCAAAGCAAAACAGGGGAGGTTGCTTCCTCTCGCTCCCAAGGGCAGGACATTCATTTAAATGAGAGAACACGTTTTCAGGCCATTGACCAGCCTGCAAACGAGAGAGATGAAAGGGCTGCAGGAGGCAAGGTTGAAACTGAGGACAAAAGTGCTTTGGGCAAAGAACGGAAGATGTTGGAAGATGCAAAGGGAAAACCGGGTTTGAAAAGTGTTGTCTCTTCTTTTGGAAAAGTAACAGAAAGGGGAGATGTTACACCCAATGGGGAGGAAGGGGTTAAAGCCTTTTCGGAAGGAGCAAACTCTGAGCATCAATCTGGAGAGCTGTTTAATGAACCTAAAGGGAAAGAATCTGGGCATCTAGATGACAAAACTGTGCAGCACCCCAGTAGAGGGAATCTCCTTACCTTGCCTCAAGATGAATCCAAAGAATCAGAGGTTCCAAGAAAAGTCAAGAATATCAGGGCTTTCTGGGAAAGAGAGGCGATGAACCCAAAGCCTGCAAATAAGGAAGGCCTATTAAGTGAAAGCACTCCTGGGAGTAACCGGATACCAATCTATAAAGAGGAACGCAGCAGAATAAAACCAGTGGGTGGATCCTCAGGATATGTTACTGGAGAATCTGATAACGAACAAGGCAAGTATAATTTAGTAACATTCAGAAAAGTTGAAATTGGTGCAGATGACTCTGGACCTGATGATAATGGCATTAAGTTGCCTTCAGGAAAAGTTCGACCAAATGTAATGGATAAATCCAAAGGGGGCCGTATTGTTGATGGATCTGGCAAAATACCCCTAAGTGACCAGAGGAATAATGCATTTACAGAGTTGCTGGATGCAAATAATTCGTGCCCAAGACCCAACATGGTTCTCTCTAAAGAGGATGGAGGTTTACAAGCTGATGGTTTGGAAACAGAGAGAGCGTCATCTGCCCTGCAGCAGAAGCCACACTTTAAGATTCACGCTTTAAAGGAAAAAGCAGACGAAGAGGCAAAGGCTCAGATGCTCAATCCTTCGCAGTTCAAAAGCCTGAGAAACTTTTGGGATGTGGGGACTAAGCCGCAGAGCGGAATGGATGAAACCAAGGCGAAGGCGACTGTTCCGAGGGGCAGGCAAAGTAGTACAGGAAGGTATCTGAAAGAGTTGGGAGAAGTCAGGGAAGGAAATGGCCAGGTGGTGTTGGAAGGTGAACAGCAAAAACCGATCCTCCAAGGAATTGACGTGAAGGAACAAAATGTATTGGAAGCAAACCGTGTTGTCCCAAAACAAGCAGGAGGGACAGCTCTCTCCCCATCAGTGAATGCTGTGCAATTAGGAAATGTAGAATTTGCCCCTGCAGAGGGAAAGACTGTGCGTCCAGTGGAAGAGTATATAGAAAAAACAAATGTTCCATCCAAAGTACAGCACAGTCTGTTTAACAGTGGCGTGCAGAAACTGTTGAAAGAAGCATTTCAGGAGTCCTTGCTGGCTTATCCTCTGGCTGACAAGAAAGGGGTTCCACAGGTGGAGTTAGCAACAGAGGTGCAAGCATCTTACAGTGACCAGAATCAACAGCAGGGGCCTGTTTTTGCAGGTGCAGATGGAAAAGTCTCTGAGGTTCCAGAGACTGTAAGCAGAACTTTGGTTCCACCAAAAGCTGACACCACTGCTTTTGTCACTAACTTAGAGAGGCTGCTAAAGGACACCTCAGATGAGAGCTCCTCACCCAGTCGTCATATAGCGGCGGATGTTTCTGAACAAGCACATTCTCCATTGGAAAAGAGGCGTTTTTTTAATAAGGTGATGGAACGCAGCCGTGACACGGATGAAAAAAATAGCAGAGTGGAGTCCTGGGAAACAGATGGAACAATACAAAAAGATGTCCCACCCAAGGATAGACACATTGCATTCAAAAAGCATTTGGGGGATTCATCTGGATTAACAGAAGATTCAGATTTGGTGTCTGGAAAATCTCCCAACAGGGAAGAAGGCCAAAGGGATCTAAATGCTACTTCTCAGGAAGAATTCTTCCAGATTCCTTCGCCAAAACTGATACTGCCTGACGCTCGTCTCGCCAGTCAGAACAGAGCAAACTCTCCCACGAAAGAGGTTTTCGAGACAGCGGCAGAAGCTAATGTTCCATCGAAAAGGCAAGGCAACGATTTGAATGCCAAACTAGCCTTTCTTTTAAAGGAATTGCCAAAAACACCCACAAATGAGAGTATTTTGAAAGCACAAATTGACAGTGTCCCTGGGGAGCTGCAGCAGAGGTCTTCTGAGCAGGCGACCAGAAAGATCATTCCTGTTTCACCCCAAATGGCCAATCCTCCTAAAGAGACTGTTGGTGGGACAGTTGACCGAAGTTTAGATACGGACGAAGACAGTGGCAAGTTATTGACTACAATGCAGGgtgggccagcaggagaggcagctgTGCTGTTGTCATTTTCAAACCAGGAAAACATAAGAGCTCAAGGGAATGTTGGTGAGCAACCTACAGAAGTGGCAGAGACGGTCGTGAAAACTCTTAAACCAAATTCAGCTAAGCATGTGGCATTTAGAGACAGTTTAAGCAAACTACTTAAAGAGAGCTCCGAAATTTTGCTCAAAGACATTGCAGTTCCTAAGCCAGCCCATGGTTCATTACAGCCCCATCAGAACACAAGTTCAATTTATGATAAAGAGATAATTGAGATGATAGAAAAAGCTACTGCTCCCTCCAATTTCAGGCAAGCTGAACTCAGAGCCAGCTTCCAAAATCTGCTCAAGGAAGATGCTGAAGTTCTTCCAGAAAGCCAGAAAGACTCAAGCAGTAGTCATGGGGCACAAACAGAGAGTGAGTCTAATCGGACTGTAGATTTAGTTTGCCCGCAGGGAATTGGCTATGGTCAAGAGATTAATGAAACTGTAAACAAGGAAGTTGCCCCATCCAAGTTGAAGCAAAGAGAATTTAATTCAGGCTTCCGGAAACTCCTTGAAGAAACTGCCCAGATGCAACCTTCTGAAATGGGATGGTTGGATATCAGAATGAAGGAGAACCTCCATGGTGCCCATGGCTCAGATAGCAGGACGGGCCTTCTTCCCCAAGAAGCAAATGAAACTGTAACAAAATCTGTTGCCCTAGAAAAAGACGGTTCTGTATTCAAATCCAGCTTAGAAAAGCTTTTTGGAGAAATCTCTGGTGCTGCTTTGCTTCTGTCcaatgaagaagagaagaaagtgACTGATGAGTCAGGATTTCAGGGAGGTTTAGCCGTAAAAACGCAAACGTCTGTTGAGAGCGTGCCGAGCGACTTTCGAACCGAGGTTAAAATACCGCTCAAGGGCAAGACTTTCAAGCAAGATAACCAAACTGTAGGCCGAGAAAAGTTTTCTGGCACCCCTGAAAGGAATGCAGTTTTCCAAAAAACTATTCAGCTTAACCTAGCATCACCTGAagccctgctcctgggaagaaggGAAGATTCTTTCACTCTTGCCAAGGCAGGTAAGAGGGAGGAGGAATATGAAAAAGGGAGAGAAGATTCTGCTACTGCCAGTGCCTATCTTGATGGTGGAAGTGAAAAAGAGGGTACGGAAGAGGGGAACCCCCCTAAAACAAGACAGTTTGAGCTGCTGCTTGCCACCCGTCACACTGATGACAACGAAGAGGATGAAGATGCCAGGAGCGTTGAATCCAACCTTTCAGATGAAAGCCGCAATTCTTTTGTGGGTTTCCAAAGAAGTTCAACTC GTTCGGAAGAAGAACTAAACCCAGTAAAGGAGGCTTTGAAAAGGAGTTCAAATAGGCAGATCCCTTCCAAAAGTCTAGAGGACATACCATCAGCCACATCAA ATAAAGGAAACCTCCCAAAGGAAGATTTAATGCTTAGTGCGGAAGACG ATCAAAAAGCAGATCAGCCTGATGAGAACGCTCCAGGAA TTTCCACAGCACCTTCTTTCCCTGATAGCCAGTTCTCACATCCGGAGAAAATCAAAAGGATGAGCAAATCAGTCCCAACATTTACGCAGGAGGAG AGCGATGACAGAGAAACAGATACCGCTTCAGACAGCAGTTACCCACTTGGCAGAATCAAGAAGAGCCCCAGTTCGCTAACCAATCTTAGTGGCTCTTCTGGCTTGGCGTCCTTGTCTTCT GTCAGTACCAGCGTGATGAGCATCTACAGTGGAGACTTTGGAAACGTGGATGTGAAAGGAAACCTCCAGTTTGCCATTGATTATGTGGAGCAGCTGAAGGAACTTCATATTTTCGTCGCCCAGGGCAAGGACTTGGCAATTGCAGATGTTAAGAAGCAGCGTTCAGATCC GTATGTGAAGAGTTACTTGCTACCAGAGAAGTACAAACTGGGCAAAAGAAAAACGTCGGTGAAGAAGAAGACGTTGAACCCTGTCTTCAATGAGATATTAAGG TATAAAGTTGACAGGGCTCTCCTGGCGTCCCAGAGGTTGAATGTCTCCGTGTGGCACAATGACACGTTTGGACGTAACAGTTTCCTGGGCGAGGTGGAGCTGGACCTGGGAGAATGGgactgggaagacaggcaaaacAAGCAGATGATTTGGTACCCACTTAAGCCAAGA ACTCCACTAGCTGGTCTTGATCTGGAGAACAGAGGGGACATGAAAATAGCTCTCCAATATGTTCCACAGCCTGTTGGGG GTAAAAAACCTCCAGTCACTGGAGAAGTCCACATTTGGGTGAAGGAATGCAGTGACCTCCCTGTCCTCAGGGGCAATAGACTCAACTCTTTTGTTAAGTG TACCATCCTTCCAGACACAAGCAGGAAAAGCCGTCAGAAAACAAGAGCTGTAGCGAAGACAACAAATCCAGTGTTCAATCATACAATGGTGTACGATGGCTTCAGAcctcaagatttgaaagaagccTGCGTGGAGCTCACTGTCTGGGATCACAACAAACTAGCCAATCACTTCCTTGGAGGCCTCAGGATAGGACTTGGAACAG GTAAAAGCTACGGTACTCCAGTAGACTGGATGGACTCTACAACAGATGAAAGCAACTTATGGGAACGAATGATTGATTCTCCAAACACCTGGGTTGAAGATACGCTGCCACTCAGGATGTTGATGATGGCAAAAACACCGAAATAG
- the SYTL2 gene encoding synaptotagmin-like protein 2 isoform X4, with the protein MIDLSFLTDEEQEAILKVLQRDSDLKRAEEERVRHLSEKVKDEIQVKNMSGQWFYEAKSKRHREKIHGADIIRASMRRKPFPTAELSQSKSDKTKSSWVNNVNKEVFTPPELLGAIKEAEVESKSDESPKVFSAASDALETPQEKTRKLAASPSKQRKNPFNESTLLEDHAKNEQPEHGMAVEKDQQLPKTEDPQVPKVGSADLEQGKQALVEAPSAKTVSKSDKYTAEILKAADESISKVLDWFKRSSSDDEKETLPQDAGLAEEMDIPKARESAATAKDKGCSSDMSNLHSSVCEREEPTSKDYRFHEMVNILGGSPFTKDGSPGSLLLEDQSKTGEVASSRSQGQDIHLNERTRFQAIDQPANERDERAAGGKVETEDKSALGKERKMLEDAKGKPGLKSVVSSFGKVTERGDVTPNGEEGVKAFSEGANSEHQSGELFNEPKGKESGHLDDKTVQHPSRGNLLTLPQDESKESEVPRKVKNIRAFWEREAMNPKPANKEGLLSESTPGSNRIPIYKEERSRIKPVGGSSGYVTGESDNEQGKYNLVTFRKVEIGADDSGPDDNGIKLPSGKVRPNVMDKSKGGRIVDGSGKIPLSDQRNNAFTELLDANNSCPRPNMVLSKEDGGLQADGLETERASSALQQKPHFKIHALKEKADEEAKAQMLNPSQFKSLRNFWDVGTKPQSGMDETKAKATVPRGRQSSTGRYLKELGEVREGNGQVVLEGEQQKPILQGIDVKEQNVLEANRVVPKQAGGTALSPSVNAVQLGNVEFAPAEGKTVRPVEEYIEKTNVPSKVQHSLFNSGVQKLLKEAFQESLLAYPLADKKGVPQVELATEVQASYSDQNQQQGPVFAGADGKVSEVPETVSRTLVPPKADTTAFVTNLERLLKDTSDESSSPSRHIAADVSEQAHSPLEKRRFFNKVMERSRDTDEKNSRVESWETDGTIQKDVPPKDRHIAFKKHLGDSSGLTEDSDLVSGKSPNREEGQRDLNATSQEEFFQIPSPKLILPDARLASQNRANSPTKEVFETAAEANVPSKRQGNDLNAKLAFLLKELPKTPTNESILKAQIDSVPGELQQRSSEQATRKIIPVSPQMANPPKETVGGTVDRSLDTDEDSGKLLTTMQGGPAGEAAVLLSFSNQENIRAQGNVGEQPTEVAETVVKTLKPNSAKHVAFRDSLSKLLKESSEILLKDIAVPKPAHGSLQPHQNTSSIYDKEIIEMIEKATAPSNFRQAELRASFQNLLKEDAEVLPESQKDSSSSHGAQTESESNRTVDLVCPQGIGYGQEINETVNKEVAPSKLKQREFNSGFRKLLEETAQMQPSEMGWLDIRMKENLHGAHGSDSRTGLLPQEANETVTKSVALEKDGSVFKSSLEKLFGEISGAALLLSNEEEKKVTDESGFQGGLAVKTQTSVESVPSDFRTEVKIPLKGKTFKQDNQTVGREKFSGTPERNAVFQKTIQLNLASPEALLLGRREDSFTLAKAGKREEEYEKGREDSATASAYLDGGSEKEGTEEGNPPKTRQFELLLATRHTDDNEEDEDARSVESNLSDESRNSFVGFQRSSTRSEEELNPVKEALKRSSNRQIPSKSLEDIPSATSISTAPSFPDSQFSHPEKIKRMSKSVPTFTQEESDDRETDTASDSSYPLGRIKKSPSSLTNLSGSSGLASLSSVSTSVMSIYSGDFGNVDVKGNLQFAIDYVEQLKELHIFVAQGKDLAIADVKKQRSDPYVKSYLLPEKYKLGKRKTSVKKKTLNPVFNEILRYKVDRALLASQRLNVSVWHNDTFGRNSFLGEVELDLGEWDWEDRQNKQMIWYPLKPRTPLAGLDLENRGDMKIALQYVPQPVGGKKPPVTGEVHIWVKECSDLPVLRGNRLNSFVKCTILPDTSRKSRQKTRAVAKTTNPVFNHTMVYDGFRPQDLKEACVELTVWDHNKLANHFLGGLRIGLGTGKSYGTPVDWMDSTTDESNLWERMIDSPNTWVEDTLPLRMLMMAKTPK; encoded by the exons CAAAGGAAAAACCCATTCAATGAATCAACTCTACTAGAAGATCATGCAAAAAATGAGCAGCCTGAACATGGAATGGCGGTGGAGAAAG ACCAGCAGCTGCCTAAAACAGAAGACCCTCAGGTGCCAAAAGTTGGCTCTGCAGACCTTGAACAAGGTAAGCAAGCTCTGGTTGAGGCTCCGAGTGCTAAAACTGTTTCCAAATCTGACAAATACACTGCTGAGATCTTGAAGGCAGCCGATGAGTCCATATCTAAGGTGCTCGACTGGTTTAAAAGAAGTTCCAGTGATGATGAAAAAGAGACGCTTCCGCAAGACGCGGGACTTGCAGAGGAAATGGATATCCCCAAGGCAAGAGAATCTGCTGCAACTGCAAAAGATAAAGGCTGCAGTTCAGATATGTCAAATCTGCATTCTTCTGTATGTGAAAGAGAAGAGCCAACCAGCAAGGACTATCGATTCCACGAAATGGTAAACATTCTGGGTGGGTCACCGTTTACAAAGGATGGAAGTCCAGGCAGCCTGTTACTAGAAGATCAAAGCAAAACAGGGGAGGTTGCTTCCTCTCGCTCCCAAGGGCAGGACATTCATTTAAATGAGAGAACACGTTTTCAGGCCATTGACCAGCCTGCAAACGAGAGAGATGAAAGGGCTGCAGGAGGCAAGGTTGAAACTGAGGACAAAAGTGCTTTGGGCAAAGAACGGAAGATGTTGGAAGATGCAAAGGGAAAACCGGGTTTGAAAAGTGTTGTCTCTTCTTTTGGAAAAGTAACAGAAAGGGGAGATGTTACACCCAATGGGGAGGAAGGGGTTAAAGCCTTTTCGGAAGGAGCAAACTCTGAGCATCAATCTGGAGAGCTGTTTAATGAACCTAAAGGGAAAGAATCTGGGCATCTAGATGACAAAACTGTGCAGCACCCCAGTAGAGGGAATCTCCTTACCTTGCCTCAAGATGAATCCAAAGAATCAGAGGTTCCAAGAAAAGTCAAGAATATCAGGGCTTTCTGGGAAAGAGAGGCGATGAACCCAAAGCCTGCAAATAAGGAAGGCCTATTAAGTGAAAGCACTCCTGGGAGTAACCGGATACCAATCTATAAAGAGGAACGCAGCAGAATAAAACCAGTGGGTGGATCCTCAGGATATGTTACTGGAGAATCTGATAACGAACAAGGCAAGTATAATTTAGTAACATTCAGAAAAGTTGAAATTGGTGCAGATGACTCTGGACCTGATGATAATGGCATTAAGTTGCCTTCAGGAAAAGTTCGACCAAATGTAATGGATAAATCCAAAGGGGGCCGTATTGTTGATGGATCTGGCAAAATACCCCTAAGTGACCAGAGGAATAATGCATTTACAGAGTTGCTGGATGCAAATAATTCGTGCCCAAGACCCAACATGGTTCTCTCTAAAGAGGATGGAGGTTTACAAGCTGATGGTTTGGAAACAGAGAGAGCGTCATCTGCCCTGCAGCAGAAGCCACACTTTAAGATTCACGCTTTAAAGGAAAAAGCAGACGAAGAGGCAAAGGCTCAGATGCTCAATCCTTCGCAGTTCAAAAGCCTGAGAAACTTTTGGGATGTGGGGACTAAGCCGCAGAGCGGAATGGATGAAACCAAGGCGAAGGCGACTGTTCCGAGGGGCAGGCAAAGTAGTACAGGAAGGTATCTGAAAGAGTTGGGAGAAGTCAGGGAAGGAAATGGCCAGGTGGTGTTGGAAGGTGAACAGCAAAAACCGATCCTCCAAGGAATTGACGTGAAGGAACAAAATGTATTGGAAGCAAACCGTGTTGTCCCAAAACAAGCAGGAGGGACAGCTCTCTCCCCATCAGTGAATGCTGTGCAATTAGGAAATGTAGAATTTGCCCCTGCAGAGGGAAAGACTGTGCGTCCAGTGGAAGAGTATATAGAAAAAACAAATGTTCCATCCAAAGTACAGCACAGTCTGTTTAACAGTGGCGTGCAGAAACTGTTGAAAGAAGCATTTCAGGAGTCCTTGCTGGCTTATCCTCTGGCTGACAAGAAAGGGGTTCCACAGGTGGAGTTAGCAACAGAGGTGCAAGCATCTTACAGTGACCAGAATCAACAGCAGGGGCCTGTTTTTGCAGGTGCAGATGGAAAAGTCTCTGAGGTTCCAGAGACTGTAAGCAGAACTTTGGTTCCACCAAAAGCTGACACCACTGCTTTTGTCACTAACTTAGAGAGGCTGCTAAAGGACACCTCAGATGAGAGCTCCTCACCCAGTCGTCATATAGCGGCGGATGTTTCTGAACAAGCACATTCTCCATTGGAAAAGAGGCGTTTTTTTAATAAGGTGATGGAACGCAGCCGTGACACGGATGAAAAAAATAGCAGAGTGGAGTCCTGGGAAACAGATGGAACAATACAAAAAGATGTCCCACCCAAGGATAGACACATTGCATTCAAAAAGCATTTGGGGGATTCATCTGGATTAACAGAAGATTCAGATTTGGTGTCTGGAAAATCTCCCAACAGGGAAGAAGGCCAAAGGGATCTAAATGCTACTTCTCAGGAAGAATTCTTCCAGATTCCTTCGCCAAAACTGATACTGCCTGACGCTCGTCTCGCCAGTCAGAACAGAGCAAACTCTCCCACGAAAGAGGTTTTCGAGACAGCGGCAGAAGCTAATGTTCCATCGAAAAGGCAAGGCAACGATTTGAATGCCAAACTAGCCTTTCTTTTAAAGGAATTGCCAAAAACACCCACAAATGAGAGTATTTTGAAAGCACAAATTGACAGTGTCCCTGGGGAGCTGCAGCAGAGGTCTTCTGAGCAGGCGACCAGAAAGATCATTCCTGTTTCACCCCAAATGGCCAATCCTCCTAAAGAGACTGTTGGTGGGACAGTTGACCGAAGTTTAGATACGGACGAAGACAGTGGCAAGTTATTGACTACAATGCAGGgtgggccagcaggagaggcagctgTGCTGTTGTCATTTTCAAACCAGGAAAACATAAGAGCTCAAGGGAATGTTGGTGAGCAACCTACAGAAGTGGCAGAGACGGTCGTGAAAACTCTTAAACCAAATTCAGCTAAGCATGTGGCATTTAGAGACAGTTTAAGCAAACTACTTAAAGAGAGCTCCGAAATTTTGCTCAAAGACATTGCAGTTCCTAAGCCAGCCCATGGTTCATTACAGCCCCATCAGAACACAAGTTCAATTTATGATAAAGAGATAATTGAGATGATAGAAAAAGCTACTGCTCCCTCCAATTTCAGGCAAGCTGAACTCAGAGCCAGCTTCCAAAATCTGCTCAAGGAAGATGCTGAAGTTCTTCCAGAAAGCCAGAAAGACTCAAGCAGTAGTCATGGGGCACAAACAGAGAGTGAGTCTAATCGGACTGTAGATTTAGTTTGCCCGCAGGGAATTGGCTATGGTCAAGAGATTAATGAAACTGTAAACAAGGAAGTTGCCCCATCCAAGTTGAAGCAAAGAGAATTTAATTCAGGCTTCCGGAAACTCCTTGAAGAAACTGCCCAGATGCAACCTTCTGAAATGGGATGGTTGGATATCAGAATGAAGGAGAACCTCCATGGTGCCCATGGCTCAGATAGCAGGACGGGCCTTCTTCCCCAAGAAGCAAATGAAACTGTAACAAAATCTGTTGCCCTAGAAAAAGACGGTTCTGTATTCAAATCCAGCTTAGAAAAGCTTTTTGGAGAAATCTCTGGTGCTGCTTTGCTTCTGTCcaatgaagaagagaagaaagtgACTGATGAGTCAGGATTTCAGGGAGGTTTAGCCGTAAAAACGCAAACGTCTGTTGAGAGCGTGCCGAGCGACTTTCGAACCGAGGTTAAAATACCGCTCAAGGGCAAGACTTTCAAGCAAGATAACCAAACTGTAGGCCGAGAAAAGTTTTCTGGCACCCCTGAAAGGAATGCAGTTTTCCAAAAAACTATTCAGCTTAACCTAGCATCACCTGAagccctgctcctgggaagaaggGAAGATTCTTTCACTCTTGCCAAGGCAGGTAAGAGGGAGGAGGAATATGAAAAAGGGAGAGAAGATTCTGCTACTGCCAGTGCCTATCTTGATGGTGGAAGTGAAAAAGAGGGTACGGAAGAGGGGAACCCCCCTAAAACAAGACAGTTTGAGCTGCTGCTTGCCACCCGTCACACTGATGACAACGAAGAGGATGAAGATGCCAGGAGCGTTGAATCCAACCTTTCAGATGAAAGCCGCAATTCTTTTGTGGGTTTCCAAAGAAGTTCAACTC GTTCGGAAGAAGAACTAAACCCAGTAAAGGAGGCTTTGAAAAGGAGTTCAAATAGGCAGATCCCTTCCAAAAGTCTAGAGGACATACCATCAGCCACATCAA TTTCCACAGCACCTTCTTTCCCTGATAGCCAGTTCTCACATCCGGAGAAAATCAAAAGGATGAGCAAATCAGTCCCAACATTTACGCAGGAGGAG AGCGATGACAGAGAAACAGATACCGCTTCAGACAGCAGTTACCCACTTGGCAGAATCAAGAAGAGCCCCAGTTCGCTAACCAATCTTAGTGGCTCTTCTGGCTTGGCGTCCTTGTCTTCT GTCAGTACCAGCGTGATGAGCATCTACAGTGGAGACTTTGGAAACGTGGATGTGAAAGGAAACCTCCAGTTTGCCATTGATTATGTGGAGCAGCTGAAGGAACTTCATATTTTCGTCGCCCAGGGCAAGGACTTGGCAATTGCAGATGTTAAGAAGCAGCGTTCAGATCC GTATGTGAAGAGTTACTTGCTACCAGAGAAGTACAAACTGGGCAAAAGAAAAACGTCGGTGAAGAAGAAGACGTTGAACCCTGTCTTCAATGAGATATTAAGG TATAAAGTTGACAGGGCTCTCCTGGCGTCCCAGAGGTTGAATGTCTCCGTGTGGCACAATGACACGTTTGGACGTAACAGTTTCCTGGGCGAGGTGGAGCTGGACCTGGGAGAATGGgactgggaagacaggcaaaacAAGCAGATGATTTGGTACCCACTTAAGCCAAGA ACTCCACTAGCTGGTCTTGATCTGGAGAACAGAGGGGACATGAAAATAGCTCTCCAATATGTTCCACAGCCTGTTGGGG GTAAAAAACCTCCAGTCACTGGAGAAGTCCACATTTGGGTGAAGGAATGCAGTGACCTCCCTGTCCTCAGGGGCAATAGACTCAACTCTTTTGTTAAGTG TACCATCCTTCCAGACACAAGCAGGAAAAGCCGTCAGAAAACAAGAGCTGTAGCGAAGACAACAAATCCAGTGTTCAATCATACAATGGTGTACGATGGCTTCAGAcctcaagatttgaaagaagccTGCGTGGAGCTCACTGTCTGGGATCACAACAAACTAGCCAATCACTTCCTTGGAGGCCTCAGGATAGGACTTGGAACAG GTAAAAGCTACGGTACTCCAGTAGACTGGATGGACTCTACAACAGATGAAAGCAACTTATGGGAACGAATGATTGATTCTCCAAACACCTGGGTTGAAGATACGCTGCCACTCAGGATGTTGATGATGGCAAAAACACCGAAATAG